A genomic stretch from Catenulispora sp. GP43 includes:
- a CDS encoding isopenicillin N synthase family dioxygenase — protein sequence MTHQTSADAADLVGLGPASPETADTGTDVAGPAPGLPVIDLSMADGSDQDRAELREALRAAATGVGFFQLVGHGVTETETTALTDAMRSFFALPRADRLAVSNLNSPHFRGYTSTGEEHTAGARDWRDQMDIGLELPPHVPGAGEPAYWWLQGPNQWPENLPQLREATLAWIDKLSAVSQRLLHELLASIGARPDFYDDAFAGHPHLRLKLVRYPGAAPDGAAQGVGTHKDYGFITLLLQDSVGGLQVARPDGSFLDVPPMPGAFVVNLGELLEVATDGYLKATSHRVVSPQQERFSVPFFYNPRLDAHIEPLKFPHSHHAPGADNDPSNPLYAEFGRNELKGYLRAHPEVTKKFHADLAAS from the coding sequence ATGACGCACCAGACCTCCGCCGACGCCGCCGACCTCGTCGGCCTCGGCCCCGCAAGCCCCGAAACCGCCGACACCGGCACCGACGTCGCCGGCCCGGCCCCCGGCCTGCCGGTGATCGACCTGTCGATGGCCGACGGGTCCGACCAGGATCGGGCCGAGCTGCGCGAGGCACTGCGGGCGGCGGCCACCGGCGTCGGCTTCTTCCAGCTGGTCGGGCACGGCGTCACCGAGACCGAGACCACCGCGCTCACCGACGCGATGCGTTCGTTCTTCGCGCTGCCGCGGGCCGACCGGCTGGCGGTCAGCAACCTCAACTCGCCGCATTTCCGCGGCTACACCAGCACCGGCGAGGAGCACACCGCCGGCGCGCGGGACTGGCGCGACCAGATGGACATCGGGCTGGAGCTGCCGCCGCACGTGCCGGGGGCCGGGGAGCCGGCGTACTGGTGGCTCCAGGGGCCCAACCAGTGGCCGGAGAACCTCCCGCAGCTGCGGGAGGCGACCCTGGCCTGGATCGACAAGCTCAGCGCCGTCTCGCAGCGGCTGCTGCACGAGCTGCTGGCCTCGATCGGGGCGCGCCCGGACTTCTACGACGACGCCTTCGCCGGGCATCCGCACCTGCGGCTGAAGCTGGTCCGGTATCCCGGTGCCGCCCCGGACGGCGCGGCGCAGGGCGTCGGGACGCACAAGGACTACGGCTTCATCACGCTGCTGCTGCAGGACTCGGTCGGCGGGCTGCAGGTGGCGCGGCCGGACGGGTCGTTCCTGGACGTGCCGCCGATGCCGGGGGCCTTCGTGGTGAACCTCGGCGAGCTGCTGGAGGTGGCCACCGACGGGTATCTGAAGGCGACGAGCCACCGGGTGGTCAGTCCGCAGCAGGAGCGGTTCTCGGTGCCGTTCTTCTACAACCCGCGGCTGGACGCGCACATCGAGCCGCTAAAGTTCCCGCACTCGCACCACGCGCCCGGCGCGGACAACGACCCCTCGAATCCGCTCTACGCGGAGTTCGGGCGGAACGAGCTGAAGGGGTATCTGCGGGCGCATCCGGAGGTCACGAAGAAGTTCCACGCGGATCTGGCCGCATCGTAA
- a CDS encoding ATP-binding cassette domain-containing protein produces MHAADSHDLIRVHGARVNNLKDVSIELPKRRLTVFTGVSGSGKSSLVFGTIAAESQRLINETYSAFVQGFMPTQSRPEVDVLDGLTTAIIVDQQRMGGDPRSTVGTATDANAMLRILFSRLGTPHIGSAKAFSFNTASISGAGAVTLEKGGQTVKERRSFSIVGGMCPRCEGRGTVSDIDLTELYDETKSVNDGAITVPGYSGGGWNSRLYAESGFFDPDKPIKKFTKKELHDFLHREPTRMKIAGINMTYEGLIPRIQKSMLSKERESLQPHIRAFVDRAVTFTTCPDCNGTRLSAGARSSKIKGISIADACEMQISDLAEWVRGLAEPSVAPLLAALSQTLDSFVEIGLGYLSLSRSSGTLSGGEAQRVKMIRHLGSSLTDVTYVFDEPTVGLHPHDIQRMNELLLRLRDKGNTVLVVEHKPEMIAIADHVVDLGPGAGSGGGAVCFEGTIDGLRGSDTVTGRHLDDRAALKKQTREAKGALEIRGASANNLRDVDVDIPLGVLVVVTGVAGSGKSSLIHSSMPKRDGVVSIDQSPIRGSRRSNPATYTGLLEPIRKAFAKANGVKPALFSANSEGACPTCNGAGVVYTDLAMMAGVATVCEECEGKRYQAEVLEYRFGGRDIAEVLAMPVDEAEAFFADGEAKIPAAHRILARLSDVGLGYLSLGQPLTTLSGGERQRLKLAVAMAEDGGVYVLDEPTTGLHLADVEQLLGLLDRLVEAGKSVIVIEHHQAVMAHADWIVDLGPGAGHDGGRVVFEGTPADLVKGRSTLTGQHLAQYVGA; encoded by the coding sequence ATGCACGCCGCCGACAGCCACGACCTCATCCGGGTCCACGGCGCCCGCGTGAACAACCTCAAAGACGTCAGCATCGAGCTGCCCAAGCGCCGGCTGACCGTCTTCACCGGCGTCTCCGGCTCCGGCAAGAGCTCGCTGGTGTTCGGCACCATCGCGGCGGAGTCGCAGCGGCTGATCAACGAGACCTACAGTGCGTTCGTGCAGGGCTTCATGCCCACGCAGTCGCGCCCCGAAGTGGACGTCCTGGACGGGCTGACCACCGCGATCATCGTGGACCAGCAGCGCATGGGCGGCGACCCGCGCTCGACTGTCGGGACCGCAACCGACGCCAACGCGATGCTGCGCATCCTGTTCAGCCGTCTGGGCACGCCGCACATCGGCTCGGCGAAGGCGTTCTCCTTCAACACCGCCTCGATCAGCGGTGCCGGCGCGGTCACCTTGGAGAAGGGCGGCCAGACCGTCAAGGAGCGCCGCAGCTTCAGCATCGTCGGCGGCATGTGCCCGCGCTGCGAGGGCCGGGGCACGGTCAGCGACATCGACCTGACCGAGCTCTACGACGAGACGAAGTCCGTCAACGACGGCGCGATCACCGTGCCCGGCTACTCCGGCGGCGGCTGGAACTCGCGGCTGTACGCCGAGTCGGGGTTCTTCGACCCGGACAAGCCGATCAAGAAGTTCACCAAGAAGGAGCTGCACGACTTCCTGCACCGGGAGCCGACGCGGATGAAGATCGCGGGCATCAACATGACCTACGAGGGTCTGATCCCGCGCATCCAGAAGTCGATGCTGTCCAAGGAGCGCGAATCGCTGCAGCCGCACATCCGGGCGTTCGTGGACCGCGCGGTCACGTTCACCACGTGCCCGGACTGTAACGGCACCCGGCTTTCGGCGGGCGCGCGGTCCTCCAAGATCAAGGGCATCAGCATCGCCGACGCCTGCGAGATGCAGATCAGCGACCTGGCCGAGTGGGTGCGGGGGCTGGCCGAGCCGTCGGTGGCGCCGCTGCTGGCCGCGCTGTCGCAGACCCTTGACTCGTTCGTCGAGATCGGCCTGGGCTACCTGTCGCTGTCCCGCTCCTCCGGGACGCTGTCCGGCGGCGAGGCGCAGCGGGTGAAGATGATCCGGCACCTGGGCTCCTCGCTGACCGACGTCACCTACGTCTTCGACGAGCCGACCGTGGGCCTGCACCCGCACGACATCCAGCGGATGAACGAGCTGCTGCTGCGCCTGCGCGACAAGGGCAACACGGTGCTGGTCGTCGAGCACAAGCCGGAGATGATCGCGATCGCGGACCACGTGGTCGACCTCGGGCCCGGGGCCGGGTCCGGCGGCGGCGCGGTGTGCTTCGAGGGCACGATCGACGGCCTGCGCGGCAGCGACACGGTCACCGGGCGGCACCTGGACGACCGCGCGGCGCTGAAGAAGCAGACGCGCGAAGCCAAGGGCGCACTGGAGATCCGCGGGGCGTCCGCCAACAACTTGCGCGACGTGGACGTCGACATCCCGCTCGGCGTGCTGGTGGTCGTCACCGGCGTCGCCGGCTCGGGCAAGAGCTCGCTGATCCACAGCTCGATGCCCAAGCGCGACGGCGTGGTGTCGATCGACCAGAGCCCGATCCGCGGTTCCCGGCGCAGCAATCCGGCCACGTACACCGGGCTGCTGGAGCCGATCCGCAAGGCGTTCGCGAAGGCCAACGGCGTGAAGCCGGCGCTGTTCAGCGCGAACTCCGAGGGCGCCTGCCCGACCTGCAACGGCGCCGGGGTGGTGTACACCGACCTGGCGATGATGGCCGGGGTCGCGACGGTCTGCGAGGAGTGCGAGGGCAAGCGGTACCAGGCGGAGGTGCTGGAGTACCGCTTCGGCGGACGAGACATCGCCGAGGTGCTGGCGATGCCGGTGGACGAGGCCGAGGCGTTCTTCGCCGACGGCGAGGCCAAGATCCCAGCCGCGCACCGGATCCTGGCCCGGCTCTCCGACGTGGGCCTGGGCTACCTGAGCCTGGGCCAGCCGCTGACCACGCTGTCCGGCGGCGAGCGCCAGCGGCTGAAGCTGGCCGTGGCGATGGCCGAGGACGGCGGCGTGTACGTGCTCGACGAGCCGACCACGGGGCTGCACCTGGCGGACGTCGAGCAGCTGCTGGGGCTGCTGGACCGGCTGGTCGAGGCCGGCAAGTCGGTGATCGTCATCGAGCACCACCAGGCGGTGATGGCGCACGCGGACTGGATCGTGGACCTGGGCCCGGGCGCCGGGCACGACGGCGGCCGCGTGGTGTTCGAGGGGACGCCGGCGGATCTGGTGAAGGGGCGGTCCACGCTGACCGGCCAGCACCTCGCGCAGTACGTGGGGGCGTGA
- a CDS encoding VOC family protein: MDLTIHASFLPHSDPDESLAFYRDVLGFEVRKDVGFNGMRWITVGPAGQPGTSVVLYPPSADPGVTEAERQTVAEMMAKGTYAVILLATSDVDGTFDRVQAHDAEVVQEPTDQPYGVRDCAFRDPAGNLIRIQQTK, translated from the coding sequence ATGGACCTCACCATTCACGCGAGTTTTCTGCCGCATTCGGACCCCGATGAGTCGCTCGCCTTCTATCGGGACGTGCTTGGTTTCGAGGTGCGCAAGGACGTCGGGTTCAACGGGATGCGGTGGATCACCGTCGGGCCGGCCGGGCAGCCGGGGACCTCGGTCGTGCTGTACCCGCCGAGCGCCGATCCGGGCGTGACCGAGGCCGAGCGGCAGACCGTCGCCGAGATGATGGCCAAGGGCACGTACGCTGTGATCCTGCTGGCCACCAGCGATGTGGACGGGACGTTCGACCGGGTGCAGGCGCACGACGCGGAGGTCGTTCAGGAGCCGACGGACCAGCCGTACGGGGTGCGGGACTGCGCGTTCCGGGACCCGGCCGGGAACCTGATCCGGATCCAGCAGACGAAGTAG
- a CDS encoding helix-turn-helix transcriptional regulator, producing the protein MTAPTTPDQRLQDLARLRRVRDRIDREYAQPLNVEALARGVHMSAGHLSREFKAAYGESPYSYLMTRRIERAMAMLRRGDLTVTEVCFAVGCSSLGTFSTRFAELVGMPPSEYKRAAAFATAGLPSCVATRVTRPVRIREVRAGALT; encoded by the coding sequence ATGACCGCCCCGACCACCCCCGACCAGCGGCTCCAAGACCTCGCCCGCCTGCGCCGCGTCCGCGACCGCATCGACCGCGAGTACGCGCAGCCGCTGAACGTCGAGGCGCTGGCGCGCGGGGTGCACATGTCGGCGGGGCATCTGAGCCGGGAGTTCAAGGCCGCGTACGGGGAATCGCCGTACTCCTATCTCATGACGCGGCGGATCGAGCGGGCCATGGCGATGCTGCGGCGGGGCGATCTGACGGTCACCGAGGTGTGTTTCGCCGTCGGGTGCTCGTCGTTGGGGACCTTCAGTACGCGGTTCGCCGAGCTGGTCGGGATGCCGCCGAGCGAGTACAAGCGGGCGGCGGCGTTCGCGACCGCGGGGCTGCCGTCGTGCGTGGCCACGCGGGTGACGCGACCGGTCAGGATTCGAGAAGTCCGGGCTGGGGCGCTCACCTAG
- a CDS encoding VOC family protein, which translates to MPTAIRSQVIPVSDLDAAKSVYTALLGDPHTDTPYYVGYNVAGFEVALTPGDVSGGPVAYADVDDLDATRETLLAAGATERDAPRQVAPEARVCVLLDKDGNAIGLRGK; encoded by the coding sequence ATGCCCACAGCGATCCGCAGCCAGGTGATCCCGGTCTCCGATCTGGACGCCGCCAAGTCGGTCTACACCGCCCTGCTCGGTGACCCGCACACCGACACGCCCTACTACGTCGGCTACAACGTCGCCGGCTTTGAGGTGGCGCTGACCCCGGGCGACGTCTCGGGCGGGCCGGTGGCCTACGCCGACGTCGACGACCTGGACGCGACCCGGGAGACGCTGCTCGCCGCCGGCGCCACCGAGCGGGACGCGCCGCGGCAGGTCGCGCCGGAGGCGCGGGTGTGCGTGCTGCTGGACAAGGACGGCAACGCGATCGGGCTGCGTGGCAAATAG
- a CDS encoding TetR/AcrR family transcriptional regulator, translated as MEAGPKLDPEREQAILGATLELLAETGYEALRLDAVASRAKASKATLYRHWPGKAELVVDAIQCYEQDDLSKDADTGTLRGDILATLTGIRDLLTGDLGQLMAGLMAALQKDPDLAAAVRSSMVEDKQQVTQGMLARAIARGELPADTDPTVFPEIAPAVMFMRIFVNGQPVDDPFLIHLTDNILIPLMVRSR; from the coding sequence ATGGAAGCCGGGCCCAAGCTCGATCCCGAGCGGGAGCAGGCCATCCTCGGCGCCACGCTCGAACTGCTGGCCGAGACCGGTTACGAGGCGCTGCGGCTGGACGCCGTCGCCTCCCGGGCCAAGGCCAGCAAGGCGACCCTGTACCGGCACTGGCCCGGCAAAGCCGAGCTGGTCGTGGACGCCATCCAGTGCTACGAGCAGGACGACCTGTCCAAGGACGCCGACACCGGCACGCTGCGCGGGGACATCCTGGCCACGCTCACCGGGATCCGCGACCTGCTGACCGGGGACCTCGGCCAGCTGATGGCCGGGCTGATGGCCGCCCTGCAGAAGGATCCGGACCTGGCCGCCGCTGTGCGCTCCTCGATGGTCGAGGACAAGCAGCAGGTCACCCAGGGGATGCTGGCCCGGGCGATCGCCCGGGGCGAGCTGCCGGCCGACACCGACCCCACCGTCTTCCCCGAGATCGCCCCGGCGGTCATGTTCATGCGGATCTTCGTCAACGGCCAGCCCGTCGACGATCCGTTCCTGATCCACCTGACGGACAACATCCTCATTCCTCTGATGGTCCGAAGCCGCTAG
- a CDS encoding MFS transporter, whose translation MSTTTESLSPAGAGAEVEGSVLNPRRWAALIVIAIAQLMIVLDGTIVNIALPTMQRNLHISDVNKQWVITAYALAFGSMLLLGGRVADYTGRKRAFVIGLLGFAAASALGGAATNEAMLFGARAVQGVFGALMAPAALSLLTVTFTEEKERARAFGVYGAIAGGGTAIGLIMGGVLTEYASWRWTLLVNVPIAILAAFFATRVLTESKAEGNTKYDIPGALTSTAGLAALVYGFNKANTDGWGSTTTLSLLGVGVLLLAAFLVIELRTTHPLLPMRVILDRNRGGSFLSSLLMGVGMFGVFIFLTYYLQQILGYSALKSGFAFLPFTFGVVAGAGVATRFLPRIGPRLLMAVGFGLATVGMVLFTGIGVSTSYATHVVPAELVMAFGIGLFFVPLSSTSLIGVADHDAGVASALVNTTQQIGGALGTAMLVTFATTATTNYFGSHAAHATNQQLLVAQASVHGYVTAFIWSAAILGAATLVVATLVKARKDDLPTGGAVHMG comes from the coding sequence ATGTCAACCACCACAGAGAGTTTGTCGCCGGCCGGTGCCGGCGCCGAGGTAGAAGGCTCGGTCCTCAATCCGCGCCGCTGGGCCGCCCTGATCGTGATCGCCATCGCCCAGCTGATGATCGTGCTGGACGGCACCATCGTGAACATCGCGCTGCCGACCATGCAGCGCAACCTGCACATCTCCGACGTGAACAAGCAGTGGGTCATCACGGCCTACGCCCTGGCCTTCGGCTCCATGCTGCTGCTCGGCGGCCGGGTCGCGGACTACACCGGCCGCAAGCGGGCCTTCGTCATCGGTCTGCTCGGCTTCGCCGCGGCCTCCGCCCTGGGCGGCGCCGCGACCAACGAGGCCATGCTCTTCGGCGCCCGCGCCGTGCAGGGCGTGTTCGGCGCGCTGATGGCCCCGGCCGCGCTGTCGCTGCTGACCGTCACCTTCACCGAGGAGAAGGAGCGCGCCCGGGCGTTCGGCGTCTACGGCGCCATCGCCGGCGGCGGCACCGCGATCGGCCTGATCATGGGCGGTGTGCTCACCGAGTACGCCTCCTGGCGCTGGACGCTGCTGGTGAACGTGCCGATCGCGATCCTGGCCGCCTTCTTCGCCACCCGCGTGCTGACCGAGAGCAAGGCCGAGGGCAACACCAAGTACGACATCCCCGGCGCGCTGACCTCCACCGCCGGCCTGGCCGCGCTGGTCTACGGCTTCAACAAGGCCAACACCGACGGCTGGGGCTCCACGACCACCCTGAGCCTGCTCGGCGTGGGTGTGCTGCTGCTGGCCGCGTTCCTGGTCATCGAGCTGCGCACCACGCACCCGCTGCTGCCGATGCGCGTCATCCTGGACCGCAACCGCGGCGGCTCCTTCCTCAGCTCTCTGCTGATGGGTGTGGGCATGTTCGGGGTCTTCATCTTCCTGACCTACTACCTGCAGCAGATCCTGGGCTACTCGGCGCTGAAGTCCGGCTTCGCGTTCCTGCCGTTCACCTTCGGCGTGGTCGCCGGCGCCGGCGTGGCGACGCGCTTCCTGCCCCGCATCGGCCCGCGTCTGCTGATGGCCGTCGGCTTCGGGCTGGCCACGGTCGGCATGGTGCTGTTCACCGGCATCGGCGTGAGCACCTCCTACGCCACCCACGTGGTCCCGGCCGAGCTGGTCATGGCCTTCGGCATCGGCCTGTTCTTCGTCCCGCTGTCCTCGACCTCGCTGATCGGGGTCGCCGACCACGACGCCGGCGTGGCCTCGGCGCTGGTGAACACCACGCAGCAGATCGGCGGCGCCCTGGGCACCGCGATGCTGGTGACGTTCGCGACCACCGCGACGACGAACTACTTCGGCTCGCACGCCGCCCACGCCACGAACCAGCAGCTGCTGGTGGCGCAGGCCTCGGTGCACGGCTACGTGACCGCCTTCATCTGGAGCGCCGCGATCCTCGGCGCGGCCACCCTGGTGGTCGCGACGCTGGTCAAGGCCCGCAAGGACGACCTGCCGACCGGCGGCGCGGTCCACATGGGCTGA
- a CDS encoding RICIN domain-containing protein: MRILRSTLAAALGVALSLTATATASATAATASAADAARHADGGSHRSPHTAGLTYAAAPASTILCAKVAAKAGFSFNRTVATSAGQEPQIVVAIAVAMAESSCDPSAVNINSGGSEDRGLWQINNVYHSEVSDACAFQIQCNADAAWNISNHGTDWSPWSTFNSGAWRTYLADAQAAISGGFSFQIVSSGGGTCLDADGSNHANGAPVFQWACNSGDAFQQWTVVSNVGALPILRNVGSGTCLDWDGTKVGNAQPIFQWSCDASDGSQQFWFLGSGRMNTDGQAQALMQNSHDGTCVDADGTNHANGAPIWQWTCNGSDSYQMWD; this comes from the coding sequence TTGCGCATCCTCCGCAGCACCCTGGCCGCGGCGCTCGGCGTGGCCCTGAGCCTGACCGCGACTGCGACCGCGTCCGCGACGGCGGCCACCGCCTCCGCCGCTGACGCCGCCCGCCACGCCGACGGCGGCTCGCACCGCTCGCCCCACACCGCCGGCCTGACCTACGCCGCGGCCCCCGCCTCGACGATCCTGTGCGCGAAGGTGGCCGCCAAGGCCGGCTTCTCCTTCAACCGCACCGTGGCGACCTCGGCCGGCCAGGAGCCGCAGATCGTGGTCGCGATCGCGGTGGCGATGGCCGAGTCCAGCTGCGATCCGAGCGCGGTGAACATCAACTCCGGCGGCTCGGAGGACCGCGGCCTGTGGCAGATCAACAACGTCTACCACTCCGAGGTCTCCGACGCCTGCGCCTTCCAGATCCAGTGCAATGCCGACGCCGCCTGGAACATCTCCAACCACGGCACCGACTGGAGCCCGTGGAGCACCTTCAACTCCGGCGCCTGGCGGACCTACCTCGCCGACGCCCAGGCCGCGATCTCCGGCGGCTTCAGCTTCCAGATCGTCAGCTCCGGCGGCGGAACCTGCCTGGACGCCGACGGCTCCAACCATGCGAACGGCGCCCCGGTCTTCCAGTGGGCCTGCAACAGCGGTGACGCCTTCCAGCAGTGGACCGTCGTCTCCAACGTCGGCGCGCTGCCGATCCTGCGCAACGTCGGCTCCGGCACCTGCCTGGACTGGGACGGCACCAAGGTCGGCAACGCGCAGCCGATCTTCCAGTGGAGCTGCGACGCCTCCGACGGGAGCCAGCAGTTCTGGTTCCTCGGCAGCGGCCGGATGAACACCGACGGGCAGGCCCAGGCGCTGATGCAGAACAGTCATGACGGCACGTGCGTGGACGCCGACGGGACGAACCACGCCAACGGCGCGCCGATCTGGCAGTGGACGTGCAACGGGAGCGACAGCTACCAGATGTGGGATTAG
- a CDS encoding LysR family transcriptional regulator substrate-binding protein — protein MTGTQDSPTFRLAYVPGVTPAKWVRTWGERLPEVPLELVAVTAAEAAGALVAGEADAGLVRLPVDRDLLSAIPLYAETTVVVVPKDHELTAAEEVAAEELDGYIVQHPMDDCLEWEKLPGQPAISRPETTADAIELVAAGVGLLLVPQSLARLHHRKDLAYRPVNDVPQSQVALSWPEGQTTDLVEEFIGIVRGRTVNSTRGRGAPAAAAAAKEKAKDRAKGNAKPKTNAGPNRTEPGGRGKAARTAKTAKPRRRK, from the coding sequence GTGACAGGCACGCAGGACTCCCCGACTTTCCGGCTCGCCTACGTTCCCGGCGTGACGCCGGCGAAGTGGGTGCGCACGTGGGGCGAACGACTGCCGGAGGTGCCGCTGGAGCTGGTCGCGGTGACGGCGGCGGAGGCGGCCGGGGCCCTGGTCGCCGGGGAGGCCGACGCCGGGCTGGTGCGGCTGCCGGTGGACCGGGACCTGCTCAGCGCCATCCCGCTCTACGCCGAGACCACCGTGGTCGTGGTGCCCAAGGACCACGAGCTGACCGCCGCCGAGGAGGTCGCGGCCGAGGAGCTGGACGGCTACATCGTGCAGCACCCGATGGACGACTGCCTGGAGTGGGAGAAGCTGCCGGGACAACCGGCGATCTCCCGGCCGGAGACCACCGCCGACGCGATCGAGCTGGTGGCCGCCGGGGTCGGGCTGCTGCTGGTGCCGCAGTCGCTGGCCCGGCTGCACCACCGCAAGGACCTCGCGTACCGGCCGGTCAACGACGTGCCGCAGTCGCAGGTCGCGCTTTCCTGGCCCGAGGGCCAGACGACCGATCTGGTGGAGGAGTTCATCGGGATCGTGCGGGGGCGGACCGTGAACAGTACGCGGGGACGCGGGGCGCCGGCGGCGGCCGCGGCCGCGAAGGAGAAGGCGAAAGACAGGGCGAAGGGCAACGCGAAGCCCAAGACGAACGCGGGGCCGAACCGCACCGAGCCCGGCGGTCGGGGCAAGGCCGCCAGGACAGCCAAGACAGCCAAGCCCCGCCGCCGGAAATAG
- a CDS encoding N-acetylmuramoyl-L-alanine amidase: MAHLDRSVTRRTALRATLGATAAAGFGLLPQLAAPASASAATGGADLSFIIDCADWDARPPSAPVSMRVGTTRKIIVHHTEFPNVTDYSRAQAVHLAQEIQNLHMDTDGWIDTGQHFTVSRGGYVLEGRHRSLEALAAGTEQVQGAHCIGENSQGIGIENEGTYFTETPPAIQFQSLIHLCVTICQQYGLGANNIFGHWDYNDTDCPGVAFYREFPALRRTVARCLGQHTFPDRTWPDVYDGNAGPVIRVVQWLLLNQGYTVPTDGGFDPTTVAAIQDLQGKLGAVVASDGTVTDPTWEALGVPIRQGDSGNAVQALQYILINKGYPLTQSGDFDHDTHKAVQDMQRLHSLEPNGKVDTDTWCATVGGIVANEFA; the protein is encoded by the coding sequence ATGGCCCACCTGGACCGCTCTGTCACCCGGCGCACCGCCCTGCGCGCGACCCTCGGCGCCACCGCCGCGGCGGGCTTCGGCCTGCTGCCCCAACTCGCCGCGCCCGCTTCGGCCTCCGCCGCCACCGGGGGCGCTGACCTGTCGTTCATCATCGACTGCGCGGACTGGGACGCCCGGCCGCCGTCGGCGCCGGTGTCGATGCGGGTCGGCACGACACGCAAGATCATCGTGCACCACACGGAGTTCCCGAACGTCACCGACTACTCCCGCGCGCAGGCGGTCCACCTGGCCCAGGAGATCCAGAACCTGCACATGGACACCGACGGCTGGATCGACACCGGTCAGCACTTCACGGTCAGTCGCGGCGGCTACGTCCTGGAGGGCCGCCACCGCAGCCTGGAGGCCCTGGCCGCCGGCACGGAGCAGGTCCAGGGCGCGCACTGCATCGGCGAGAACTCGCAGGGCATCGGGATCGAGAACGAGGGCACGTACTTCACCGAGACGCCGCCGGCGATCCAGTTCCAGTCGCTGATCCACCTGTGCGTCACCATCTGCCAGCAGTACGGCCTGGGCGCGAACAACATCTTCGGGCACTGGGACTACAACGACACGGACTGTCCCGGTGTCGCCTTCTACCGCGAGTTCCCGGCCCTGCGCCGTACCGTCGCGCGGTGCCTGGGGCAGCACACGTTCCCGGACCGCACCTGGCCCGACGTCTACGACGGCAACGCCGGACCGGTGATCCGCGTCGTGCAGTGGCTGCTGCTGAACCAGGGCTACACCGTGCCCACCGACGGCGGCTTCGACCCGACCACCGTCGCCGCGATCCAGGACCTGCAGGGCAAGCTCGGCGCCGTGGTGGCCTCCGACGGCACCGTCACCGATCCCACCTGGGAGGCCCTGGGCGTGCCGATCCGCCAGGGCGACAGCGGGAACGCGGTTCAGGCGCTGCAGTACATCCTGATCAACAAGGGCTACCCGCTCACCCAGAGCGGCGACTTCGACCACGACACGCACAAGGCCGTGCAGGACATGCAGCGGCTGCACAGCCTGGAGCCGAACGGCAAGGTCGACACCGACACGTGGTGCGCGACGGTCGGCGGCATCGTTGCGAACGAGTTCGCGTAG